cgccttcagaactgcctacGTGGctttgattcaacaaggtgctgaaagccttctttagaaatgttgacccatattgataggatagcatcttgcagttgatggagatttgtgggatgcacatccagggcccGAAGCTCCTGTTCCACCACATCctaaagatgctctattgggttgagatctggtgactgtgggggctattttagtacagtgaactcattgtcatgttcaagaaaccaatttgaaatgattcaagctttgtgacatggtgcattatcctgctggaagtagccatcagaggatgggtacatggtggccatcaagggatggacatggtcagaaacaatgctcaggtaggccgtggcatttaaacgatgcccgattggcactaaggggcctaaagtgtgccaagaaaacatcccccacaccattacaccaccagcacagtggtaacaaggcatgatggatccatgttctcattctgtttacgccaaattctgacttctgaatgtctcaacagaaatcgagactcatcagaccaggcaacatttttccagtcttcaacagtccaattttggtgagctcttgcaaattgtagcctctttttcctatttgtagtggagatgagtggtacccggtggggtcttctgctgttgtagcccatccacctcaaggttgtgcgtgttgtggcttcacaaatgctttgctgcatgccTCGgctgtaacgagtggttatttcagtcaaagttgctcttctatcagcttgaatcagtcggcccattctcctctgacctctagcatcaacaaggcatctttgcccacaggactgccgcatactggatgtttttcccttttcacaccattctttgtaaaccctagaaatggttgtgtgtgaaaatcccagtaactgagcagattgtgaaatactcagaccggcccgtctggcaccaacaaccatgccacgctcaaaattgcttaaatcacctttctttcccattctgacattcggTTTGGAgatcaggagattgtcttgaccaggaccacacccctaaatgcattgaagcaactgccatgtgattggttgattaaataattgtattaatgagaaattgaacaggtgttcctaataatcctttaggtgagtgtgtACTGTAAAATATAACAACCACATCAGTTGCTCTGAGTAATAACTGATTAAACTTATACTTGGAGAAGTTCAGATAAGTTTATATCTTTCCTGTCTCTTCTATCTCTATTTTACCCTAACGCGCATCATGGAATATTCTCCCTGTACGTTGCACATATTCTATATACTGTGAAGTTTTGCACATCATGTTTTGCACATTCTACAATAAACTGTACAGCTTTCTCATTCTAAAGCAGTATTGTTGAACATACTTGTTACGGTATTTCTTTATAGTatcttttgtcacatttttatttcaagtTTCTATTCTATAAATTTATGTTCTTGATCTTGACTCTTGCCTTTATGTTAGTAATtcttatcatcatcatcatcatcctacAACAAGTAGGCCTAATAAGAAATACTTAAGGGctaaaaacaatttacaaaagaaaaaaataatatttttcttttggtaAAAACTTTGACGACAACCGCAAGCGCAAACGCAGTCAACGCACACAGACAAATGAACGGTGTTGCGTTCAATGACCGACAGTCAGTTGTTCATCTCGTTGGCGACGACTGCGCGCTTCCGCTCCCACGTCGCCTGGAGCCTGTGCGTCACTGTCCTCTCATGTCACTCCAGACTGTGATGGCGGAGGTGGACGAAACCGACATAATTATGAATTACCACGGAGATTTCTTAAAAAGCGACAGGAAAAACAGCCGCTACCCGTACTGCATTGTCTGGACACCTATCCCAATTTTAACGTAAGAAGCTAGCTAACACATCTCGTGTTTTTTGCTAGCTTAGCGTGTAATGTCACAGCAGGTTGTTATTTTGCTAACGTCAGATAAAATGATCGAAGCAGGTATATGTTAGCTGctgactgtataaaataggttaaATTTCATGTCATTTATGACCTTTCTGTAAATAACTGCATTGAATGTACTCTTTTGTATGTATTCTGATACTCAATCAGTGTATCGATGTAATGTTGTCTTCTGGGTGCATCCTGCAGGTGGGTGTTCCCCTTCATTGGTCACATGGGGATATGCACCTCTTCTGGAATCATACGAGATTTTGCAGGATCATACTTTGTCTCGGTAAATATtaccttttattcttttttactcaaaatatatgtatttttcagCTAGAGGTTGGTGTGTAACGCTGTTGAATTACTAATGAATTGGAGTTGCAAGAAGAGCAAAATTCCAATATAACTTAAAGCATAAATTCATGTATTCATTGTATGAtttattaaattgtttaaaattggcTTTTTCAGGAAGACAGTATGGGCTTTGGTAGACCAACCAAGTAAGTGCATTAATCAAAATATTGTGTTTCAATAGTATTTCAGCCCTAatcatacacacatttaaacgAATACATTAATTAATAACTAATATTGCAGGTATTGGAAGCTTGATGTGGATAAAGTGTGTGGCAATGGTGCTGCTACATGGGACAAAGCCGTGAGTGACGCATCTGAGGAATACAAATGCAGGCCGGTAAGATGATGTTTAGGATTTTTGAtacacattttttcacattgtaAATCATATACTAATAActactttctctgttttgttgaaGCACAATCTGTGCTTAGATAACTGCCATTCCCACGTCGCCATGGCCCTCAACCTAATGCACTACGACAACAGCACATCCTGGAACATGCTGAAACTTTGTGCGCTGTCTTTTGTTCATGGGAAACATGTGAGGTAAATATTTTAGCCTCAGTAGGGCCATTTGTATTACCATGAAAAAACACGGTAGGACACAGAAACATATATAACCATATAGAACTTCCAGGTTAGCATCTTGGGTTAATACTATAATGATAGTGGGATCTTCTTTTCCCATTAGGACTTAACTTAGCATGCAGTGCACCACATTGGGCAGTAATATTCGAACACCATGTTGTTTATAAAACAACAATTACTTTAACATTTATCAGATTTATCttaaattacattataattaaaCTACGTGGGTAAAATATCTTTGTCAAGGACACTTGTACGTGGACAGAAGCATCCTGAGATTGAACTACCAACCCTGATGGTTAATCCACGCTGTGATTTAGTTACAGATGAAAAGATGTCAGTTTGTTACATCACATGGgttcaatcaaatcaaatacattttaattatgtaGTCCAAAATTTCATAATCACAAATTTGCTTCAAACTGCTTAACAATCTGTACAAGCCCTGTTCCTTAAAGCCCACCTTTGGATAAGTACATTTTAATGGGGAAAAAAGATACAGGCGGGATTATTTAtccaggacagacagacatgcagtAGGTTGTCGTACAATATATTCTGAGAAGACAGAAGAGGCAGTAGTAGCATCACATGTTAGCATTGGGAAAATATGGTTGCTAACAATACTGGGCTAAACGCATCTGAAGCATGTTTATAATAGGGTTGGTCGGTAATACGGTATAAAAATAGCAACAGTTTTTAATGAGTGTCAATACCCtcattaaaaaatgcaatgcacttatataggagataaggattaaatattaaatataaattagtTATATAATTTATtgcctaaaaatgcttatgtgtggttgtcattATGTGAcagtgaggagggggggggcggggggggggggcgagtcGCGCACCGAGTGATCCGGTGTCGAAGAAGAACAcaacttctgcagtttggcagcatttcgGGTTCCTACccaatgagaagggagaggtgtttcagtatgAGTGTTTAGTTTTCAGTTTCTGAGCGGTGTAGGCACAAGCCAAGAGTTTGGTGACGCCGTCTGAGCCTTACGTCACAATTTCACGGTAATACCGTATACCGCAGTAAAATAGAGGAGGTTTGACagtatcaaaatttggatacgCCCAACTCTAGTTTATAACTTACATGTACACagtcacttttttgtcattgatttttttattgtcatacaagaaaatacatacatttcaaGTTACTGAACACATTTTTATATCAAACCCTCTTCCCCGTCCATCTccacctctctccccccccccctcacacacacacagctttctcCCTTCCTGCATCCAGCAGGTCGTTAAACCATACACATACAGAGCATGTACACAGTCTTTTTAAGTTGCTTTGCTGCTGGACGCTTGTGAGCATTAGGAGACATATGGCCCACAGAACCACCATTGTTATTCTCCGCTGACCGACATAGAGACACCACAGTTTGTGCTGCCTCTGCACATACACCTCCGCGACACAGGAGGCGAGTCGTGTAATTCATCATTGACGGCGGCGCTCCCCTCTGTGTCACCACTGAAGGTCACCTGCGCCAGCTGGGTGGAAAGGACAGCAGGACCCACGCTGGGCCGGGGTGTGttcaggaggagggagaggagctgTGGGCCTTGCTCGTCCTTGTCTGTCTAAAATACACAAGAGAGGGTGTTTTACCCCCTCTGCCACACACACTCTATTTACTGTGTCTCGGTGTTAAAGACTACTCTAACACACATTACCCTCTCTGTATCCTTCAGCTTCGCAGCTTTCCTCAAGACCTGGCTACCGTTTTTCATGCTGTGCGGAGTCCTCGGCACGTTCATCCTAACTTTCAACCTACATTAGTGAAGGGAGCAGTCCAACGGGATGACTTACAGACTCATGCTTATACTTTATACGTTGTTATTGGCTGTAGACGTGAATGACTTTGGTGTGTTTTGACGGGACTTTTGAAAAAATTCCACATGAGGGATTTCATTGTGTGTTAGTGATCCAGTTTCTAAATGGGTATTTATGGGCGAAGCCTagctgtttgtgtgtagttttgaaatcaaaatgttttaacagtaaagacttttttttctttttcttttttttttacaaaatatttgtgaTTCGGTAAGGTGAGTAAGCTACGATGTCTTCAAAATCCACCTTTACTGTTTTTCACACAGTGGGCTCTGTGTTTTGCTCATATTATAAGAGTGTTGCACCACAATGGAACAATACTGTTGAATCCAGAGATGTACTTTTTCATGAATGGCAGTGATGAATGTGTTTCCGGACTGGCTACTGTACATTTCAGTAATGAATCGTTACAAAAAAGGATCACTTAATCTTAATGCTAAAAGTATTCATCAATTATTTGTCTAAGAGATATGAACCACAACCAAAGGTAGAAATTATGTATGACCCATTTGGCAGAAAAGTGGTATTGTGTGTTAAGAAATGCCCTCCTCCCTTTAATCCTCTTTCCTCTGTTATATAAAGACAATGTGTAAGGTGTTTACTTTAACGTGAGTATATTCTTTGCTTCTCTCCAGACAAAATGCTTTCTAACGGTTCATCCTCATGCTGGAATGTCACATAAAATGATCTTTActttattgatttgttttattacGCTATGTACCCAAAAGAGTGTTCTTTATTATTGTATATCTCTATCAGTGtgatatttctgtttctataacTTACTTTTGGATGAGCTGTATACAAAGCCTTTTAAGTCTCCCCTGGCAGACTGGTGTAGGTCACTGGCCGATGCTCTAACCGTTCTCTGTACCTTTAAGGGAACCACGTACCTTTTCCACCCAGCAGATTCTGCTGATATGAACTAGCATCAACCTTTATATCCAGAGTGGAGCACATGAGGAGGGGCTGATGCTGGAGCACTCTTTGCTGCCTCTAAAGCCTTTGATTAGTTTGTTAGAACAAAAGCTGTGTTTAGAATTTGATTTGTTAATTCACATGGAATTGAGTTGGGGGGGTTTTATTTCCTGCtgtaattcaattcagtttttaatttttatttttaattgactATAATTTAGAGATGTGTGCTTTTGCAGTCCGAGTGTTTTTGGGAATCCTTCTCTGTGCACCGTACCAGTGCTGGGAGTGTCCTTTAGGCTGTGAGTGTTTTGCTGTCACTTGCACAGTAAAATGTGTTTCTAAGGATTTGCTCACGGTGCCTCAAAGTATTCCAGGATATGCAAAGACTGTCATCATCACAGGGAATAATATACACTGGATTGGACCACATTCCTTTACAGAGCTGGAGAATGTCACCAACATCATTTTAAGCAATAATAGGTGAGAATGGcagtgttcattttgttttaatcatgTATAGTAAGCCATATTTGGACAATATGACTATATTTCTTGAAGTGTAtccaataaataaatgatgttaATAATGTTGTCTGTATTGGTTTactttgacagttttgtttagATGTGAGTTGTCCTCAAGCATGAAACGTAATTCTAAATGTCTCAGGATGGATGTTACAGTGTTAGTCATCTTCACAGGATTACAGAGATGGCATCTCACAGCTTCTCTGCTTTCATCAGCCTGCGCTTTCTGGACCTTAGTGAGAACCAGCTGGCCCTCATCCATCCACAAGCTCTCAGCATACCTGGCAGTCCCCTTCAGGAACTCAACCTCAGCCGTACGCTGCATAACTTCACCGCCCTGACAGACCTTACCACAGCTCTGCGCTGGGGTGGCCTCAGGGGGCTGCTCCGCCTCGACCTCTCTGGGAACCAGCTCACCCTGCTGCCCCCAGGGATGTTCTCCCACCTTCCTGACCTGCAGCAGCTCTTCCTCGCTAACAACTCTCTGATGGCTGTCAACAGTGGAACCTTCTCTGGTATGAACCATCTGGAGATGCTGGACCTTACACATAATGCCTTCACCACATTCAGGGATGATGCTCTACAAGAGCTGAAAAAGCTTGGGAACATCCGGATCCTTCTTGGAGACAACCCTTACACCTGCTCCTGTGAGATCAGAAACTTTGTGGCCTGGCTGAATGAATCAAGAGCTCAGGTAGATGTGGATGCTGTAAGGTGTGCCTCGCCAAGAAGGTTCAGTGACACCTGGCTGCAAGGGCTCGGTGTCAGTGCCCTTGGATGCGTTGTTCCAGTACAAGCAGAGGTGGCTGACCTCACTCTGCAGACATCCTATGTCTTCCTAGGGCTGGTGCTGGGGTTTGTGGGCATGATCTTCCTCTTTGTGCTCTACCTGAATCGCAAAGGTATGAAGAAGTGGATCAATGAAATGAGAGATGCATGTCAGGACATTCTGGAGGGATATCACTACCGATATGAGATTGACTCAGACCCTCGGCTGGGGAACATCTCTGCAGATAACAGAGGCAACACGGCACAAGGGCATTTAGGATCATCTCTGTCACGGCAGCTGCAAAGTGACACCTGTATGGTCCAGCTTCCTACAGACACACAGgtcacacagctgacaaccttGTCACCTGTGAACCTATGATCTTTTAATGAAGCTAGAATAATTTAAAGTAGATGTGAGATGCCACTAGATTTACAATTAATGTTTTTGAGCTTCCTGTACATACTGCAGTTATTACTTTTAGATCTAACCAAGTGCCTTCGTGTTGTCGAGGCACTTGTAATGTATATTGACCTTTATATTGTGTGTTTATTATACATTtcataaaaacataatacaatgGCTACATTGAAAACATACTCTCATTTTCTGTCAACTTTGTTTTTTGGTATTTGTGTCATGACTTTAAATATCTTAACATACTGCAAAAGACTGCCAGAAAAGTAAATGATATAGATAGCTCACTGacataataaatgtatattaacCTAAGAAACTGAAATCCATAGGCACCCagtaaattgtaaataaatactatGATTAATCCTTAATCTTTATTGTGCTAGAATTCATATTCATAAAATTCATGTGACCTGTATTACAATATTCAAAGGAATAGatattaaatatacagtatgatatgaaatatttgcattcattataaaataaaataaacttttaatGTATTCCCTTTTTTGTGCCCCTGTTTTATCATGACTGCAGTGCTACACAGACTCATTTTTCTCCAGGTGAGGTGGCCCTACTATTTCAGTTCAAAGAGTGGGTGATTAAGTGTTTCCACAAAGGAAAAATAGGGCAGAATGAAAGATAATGCTTGGTAAAAACACCTGCTGGCTCTGCAGCTGTGCACCTCTGTGTGCATGTCAGACCTACcgcgagtgtgtgtgttcacagcacgtgtgtgtgcgcatacacatgaatatactgtatgtatagttTATTTGTCACAATGTAAAGTGCAGAATTTCACCATCAGTTATGTAGCATCACATGGTACTAAATAACAATTTGCCaaaatggtttcattttcttttccatttttctttgtttttattcactggtcctcttgttgtcttttattgtccttcctcctctttccttcTTCTGTGCTCTTATATCCGCCCTAACATGACGTCACGACTCACCTGTGGGTGGGTGTAGGATCTGGGATTAGCTGTAGCCGCAGGTAATAGCCAAACATTGGAAACTCACCGCAACACAAGACTAACACGAGACTGAGTTTTACCCCAAAAAAAGGAGACGACGCGAGTGAGCCGAGTTGCGTTGTTCGGTTAAGGCATCAGACTTCAGGTTTGcaaagtttgttgtttcttGGAAGTCACCTGGAAATCTGTGGGCGGTCGAAAtccgtctttctttctctgtttgaAGCGCTAGCAGACGTTTTCTCTGTGAGACTTCCGCGGTTTGCTCGCCGAACAAGTTATCTGGGATAAAAGACAACCACGAGCGTTTCCTCCTATGCGGTAAGAGAACTTTTTGTAAGTTTTGGTGTAAACTGTTTTTCTGCACATGTAGGCTACTGTTGGCCAAACATGCTCCAAGAGCGCAACAAAGTGGGTCAAATTCTTATCGAACCAGCAATCAATGCACTCAGTTTATTTACATTCTCAGAATTTCGGGGAGGTTGCTCTACTGGCAGCTGGTGTTAACAACTTAACGCTTTAATTCAGGCTACTTTAATGTGTTATGATGCGTTTATTGCTGCAACCCTGTGATGCAACACAAGAGGATGTTTACACCTGGCTATTATTTCTAAACATGCTTCTCTCACACCAGGTCCCAGGTATTTTGAGCCATGCCTGGCCACAGCACAGGGGCTCCCCAGGTGTCCTGCCACCATCAACGCCACAGCGCCAGAGCAGAAAAGCACAGACCAACTTGGACTAAATCCAAGGAGAGCACGGCCAGCCAAGACTCCTACAAGGATCCTCGTGGGGAGCATCTGCATCAGAACCACACTGATCACGTCCGgtattcagaatcagaatgcAAGAATGGCCGCAGCAGAGGCCACCCGCGAAATGGCAAAGGTCGGGGCTCTGAGACTATAGGGTTTATTCCCGGGTCTGCAGACAGTACGCCTACCAGCAGACATGCCTGTGGCTCCTGCGCCTCCATCGGCTGGAGTGGCTGTAAGGCACTTATCTGCTGTGTACTGACCTGTGGATTTTATGGCAGCCGAGAGCCCTGCGTGCCTGTTAATGAGAGCTCCACAGACCATCCTCCTAAAGCAGGCAGTGAGCCACAAACTCCTAATGGCGTAGCTGTGACCAACCCCACTTGTGGCATGCCTTTGGAGTCCAGCAAGTCTACCAAACCCTCTAAGTTGCCCACGAGTGACAGCTTCCGCTACCCCGATGTGCGCATCGGGGGTCGGACAGTACAGTATAAAGTTGCTCCCCCCAAACGAACCCGTACACCCGGCAAGGGGGACACCCAGCGGCCTGTCAGCAACACCAGCCTGTTATCCCGTGAGGACTATGACTTAGATGACCTGAGTGACACAGGCACAGACATTGACTCTCTTATCACCAAGAAGCTGCTGGAGCTTTACGCCCTGCACCAGATTGACCAGCTGGCCAAGTGCACCTCTGACTCCTCGTTCTCCCGCAAGACCAACGAGATCAGCGAGCTCATCTACAGCATTGCTCAGGACTACAACCTTGAGGAGCAGGAGGCAGAGTGCAAGCTGGTGCACGGAGTCATCCGCATCAGCACGAGAAAGGGCAAAAGAAACAAGAGCCATCAGTCTACGGGACAGCGTACTAATGGGAGGAGTGACGGGACTCTCCCTGACAGTGGCAACGAAACCATGACCAACACTTTCATGAGCAGTGACTGTAAGAATGTCACGTGACAATTACCTTTTAAATATTTACTGctgtataaatattaataataagataccacatgaaaaaaaatgtcaccacCATCTGGCTGCAACACACCAAATATACCAATCATCTGATCTGTTTTCCCTGAATGACTCACCATGTCTGTTGGCACGCTGTTTTTGGCCCTAATACACCAGTCAATGGCCTCACAATAATTGGTTAATCTGAGACAAGTTGATACAGGTTCACACTGTCTCGTTAAACATATTGCTCAATAGCCGAGATGACCGGATTAGTTCTATAATGAGAGTGCATTAATATCTGTTGAAGCTCCTGGTCTTTCTAGCGCTCATTTTGTCTTTTCGTCCACCTCCACAGTTCCAGAGGTGAAAGTGTCCGAGCAAACGCCATCAGATGAGTTGGCGAGGAAAATGAGACATTACAGCGGGAGAAGTGAGTACATTGTGGGAGACATATGTGTCTTTCTTTGGGTTGATGTAAATGCACATGACAGAAATTAAGAGTTGGATTAGATAGCTTTCTAGAATCAGTCAGCACCAGAGTGTACAAGCGTGTGAGTAGTGGTTAGaaaaattgcacattttatCAAAAATTGTTCACATTGTGCTGAAGGAGATACTGTCTGCGTTTGTCCTGGTCATTGAGGTATAATTACTACACCGGTGAATCAGCGTGTGGGTCTCAGGTCTTTGCATTCCATGGTACCTGCTGCATCTGCAGGCATTTTCTTACATCCTCTCCAGTAAAATACCACTCTTTTAACCACTGAAAGCCCCACATTCCTTCCCTTTTCTTTGCATATTACAATCCCTCGCTCATTAGCTGCCTCCTCCCCTTCATCTGCCACCTTACACCCATTTATCAATCTGGCTCATTCTCTCCTCCAGCTCAGCTGTCATTCTACACCACCTGCCAAGGCTGCAGATCGAGTCCTATTAAATGTATGCCACATAATGTCCCATggttttttatgtaattttagCACACAACTTGGGTTACATATggattattgttgttgttctgcGGTGAGCCAGTTAAAAGCACGGGGTGTCCTGTTACATGTCTTTGAATGAGGGTACACCCCTTTGTGTGTACACAACTTTCACTATGTGGCCTGTGACTGTGTCAGTGTCATGGTTAAAATTTTCATTTGTGcatgaaatgtgttttcagtGCATTAAATAAAGCTCCTTCTCTCACAGCTTACTCCTCCAGCACCACCACACCCTACTCGCCCTACCATGACACCGAAACAGACTCTTCAGGcgctcctcttcttctctgaagggggacacagacacacaagtaCTTGAACTGACAAGTGGTGTTGCCAACTAAATGGACAATGTTACCCTTCTGctgtcatttttgttgttgctgttactGAGTGGAGCACCTTTTACCCTGGGTAGTGGAACTTCTGCTCAAAGTGGTCTAGCTAAGGTTTGCTATTTGTGTGTCATTTAAattcactgacttttttttttttttatctctccaCCGAATGACCAATGGAggaaacaattgtttttttacacagggAAAGACAAGGccgtttttatgtatttgtatgcaGTGTTTCAAgttgttttctgaaaaaagaacatgacTACACTCCAGGCAGTCTTAGCAGTCAGGCCAGAGAATAGAGACGGTGGTAGAACATAACCGTCCTCATTCTTGTCTGTGATT
The Etheostoma spectabile isolate EspeVRDwgs_2016 chromosome 6, UIUC_Espe_1.0, whole genome shotgun sequence genome window above contains:
- the LOC116690990 gene encoding trophoblast glycoprotein-like, whose translation is MCAFAVRVFLGILLCAPYQCWECPLGCECFAVTCTVKCVSKDLLTVPQSIPGYAKTVIITGNNIHWIGPHSFTELENVTNIILSNNRITEMASHSFSAFISLRFLDLSENQLALIHPQALSIPGSPLQELNLSRTLHNFTALTDLTTALRWGGLRGLLRLDLSGNQLTLLPPGMFSHLPDLQQLFLANNSLMAVNSGTFSGMNHLEMLDLTHNAFTTFRDDALQELKKLGNIRILLGDNPYTCSCEIRNFVAWLNESRAQVDVDAVRCASPRRFSDTWLQGLGVSALGCVVPVQAEVADLTLQTSYVFLGLVLGFVGMIFLFVLYLNRKGMKKWINEMRDACQDILEGYHYRYEIDSDPRLGNISADNRGNTAQGHLGSSLSRQLQSDTCMVQLPTDTQVTQLTTLSPVNL
- the LOC116690991 gene encoding transmembrane protein 222, encoding MSLQTVMAEVDETDIIMNYHGDFLKSDRKNSRYPYCIVWTPIPILTWVFPFIGHMGICTSSGIIRDFAGSYFVSEDSMGFGRPTKYWKLDVDKVCGNGAATWDKAVSDASEEYKCRPHNLCLDNCHSHVAMALNLMHYDNSTSWNMLKLCALSFVHGKHVSFAAFLKTWLPFFMLCGVLGTFILTFNLH
- the kdf1a gene encoding keratinocyte differentiation factor 1; this translates as MPGHSTGAPQVSCHHQRHSARAEKHRPTWTKSKESTASQDSYKDPRGEHLHQNHTDHVRYSESECKNGRSRGHPRNGKGRGSETIGFIPGSADSTPTSRHACGSCASIGWSGCKALICCVLTCGFYGSREPCVPVNESSTDHPPKAGSEPQTPNGVAVTNPTCGMPLESSKSTKPSKLPTSDSFRYPDVRIGGRTVQYKVAPPKRTRTPGKGDTQRPVSNTSLLSREDYDLDDLSDTGTDIDSLITKKLLELYALHQIDQLAKCTSDSSFSRKTNEISELIYSIAQDYNLEEQEAECKLVHGVIRISTRKGKRNKSHQSTGQRTNGRSDGTLPDSGNETMTNTFMSSDFPEVKVSEQTPSDELARKMRHYSGRTYSSSTTTPYSPYHDTETDSSGAPLLL